The Treponema vincentii F0403 genome includes the window AACGCATGGAAGATTTCTTATCTCGATTTTAAGGGGGCAGAATATGAGGATTCCGCTCTCTCGGATTGAGTATGACTATGTTTTTGAAACATTCTTGGAGGAGTTACCGCCGCTTCTTTTGCAGTCGGGGGCACTCTTTTATGTTTTGCCGGCCGGAACCTATACAATAAAAAACAGCAAGCTTTATTTTCAAACGCTTCCCGAATTTATCGGAAAAAAAACCGCAGTTTTTTTTGACCATAAAAAACGGAGTATCGTTTTTTATACGGCGATTTATGCGCAGACCGACAATTGCTATTTATCTTTACCCGATACTGCATACAAATACGATCCCGACGAACAAACCAACAGTATCTTTGCAGAAATCCATATACCTGATAACCCGCCGATTACCGCACAGGAACATGAACATTTCCCGCTCGATTCGATTATCCATACCGATCTGCACCTGCCGGCCTTTACCGATTTTTTACCTTCGGCTTATCAAACCGCCGCACAATTTGCCGTCGAGGGAACACTAACACACGATATTTTCCCCCTTTTTTTGTACCGGCTCCATGAGTTTGAACAGCAAACGGTTATGATGTTTACCCCCTACACATCCGGCAGACTGTATATGTTATTTATAGACAGTAAAATACTCATCTGCGGATGCAGAGACCGCTATGCCGTTTCGATCGGGAAACGCCAATCGCTCCGGTTTGTGCTGCATTTTCCCCACCGTGTCATTCACAGTAAAGGGCGCAGTTTATTTTGTCATTTTCTGCCGAAGAGCAATAGCGCCGTTCTCGGTTTTTTATTTGAAGATATTTTTGAAGAAGATAAACGGTTTTTATATGAGCGGGTATATCATGAAAAATACACTCCCTCGACCTTTTGAAATATACGGTGCATTTGCGGTTACGGAAGCTTGCCTATTTGAGGTAAATTGAATACAGTGTGGCGTATGGAAAAGAAACTGTTTATTTTACTTATGGCATTGGTTCTGTCTTTGTTTTCGTGTACGACTACGGGTAGTCCTGTCGTGCCTGATACTCCGATAAGCGAGACGAGAAAGCTTGCGGAAGAAATTGTAGCAGAGCTGAATTTCGTACGGACAAATCCGCGGCGGTATGCGGCTGATGTACTGGAACCTCGGCTGAAATACTTCGACGGGAATATATATGCCGAACCGGGAAAAGTGCGGCTTTTGACCCAAGAAGGTATTGCCCCTTTGCAGGAATGCATACGCGTATTAAAGGAAACTGCTGTTGTTGAACCTTTATCCTTAGAAACGGGGCTGTGCCGCTCGGCTCAATGGCTTGCGGATGATCAGGCGCGTACCGGAACGCTGGGGCATACGGGAAGCGATGGGTCAAATCTTGTTACCCGTATCAGCCGGTACGGAACGTGGGGGATTCTTTGTGGTGAGAACTGTGCTTACGGCAGCGTTACGGCACGGGAAATTGTTGCTCAGCTTTTAATCGACGATGGAGTTCCCGGCAGAGGGCATCGTATTAATATCCTAAAGAAAGAGTTTAAAAAGGTCGGCATCGGTTTTAATAATAAAGATAATGCTCCATACGGCGCCGTTACCGTAATGGATTTTGCCGGCAGTTATACTTCACACTAATGCCCGATAGGTCTTTTTTTTCAGCTATTGAAGAGTTTTTTTGCTAAAATTTTACTGATTTTCTATGACTTACCTCTTTCGCTAGTTACATATTTGCTATATAATGTTAGCGTTATATTCAATAAAACAGGGATATCTTAGCGGGAGCGAACATGGAATCAGGCAAAAAAATACTTGACAACATAAAAAACTATAGGCCTGTGGTAAATTTATGGAGCAGTGTTCGTATAAAATTTATAGTAATTATCGTTACTATTTTGCTTGTTGTTATTA containing:
- a CDS encoding CAP domain-containing protein, whose product is MEKKLFILLMALVLSLFSCTTTGSPVVPDTPISETRKLAEEIVAELNFVRTNPRRYAADVLEPRLKYFDGNIYAEPGKVRLLTQEGIAPLQECIRVLKETAVVEPLSLETGLCRSAQWLADDQARTGTLGHTGSDGSNLVTRISRYGTWGILCGENCAYGSVTAREIVAQLLIDDGVPGRGHRINILKKEFKKVGIGFNNKDNAPYGAVTVMDFAGSYTSH